One Citrobacter amalonaticus genomic window carries:
- the tadA gene encoding tRNA adenosine(34) deaminase TadA, which produces MILCIATLYNAPAMITGVTLLSDVEFSHEYWMRHALTLAKRAWDEREVPVGAVLVHNNRVIGEGWNRPIGHHDPTAHAEIMALRQGGLVLQNYRLIDATLYVTLEPCVMCAGAMVHSRIRHVVFGARDAKTGAAGSLMDVLHHPGMNHRVEVTEGILREECATLLSDFFRMRRQEIKALKKAASQ; this is translated from the coding sequence ATGATTTTGTGTATAGCAACCCTGTATAATGCGCCCGCAATGATTACCGGAGTAACCCTTTTGTCAGATGTTGAATTTAGCCACGAATACTGGATGCGTCATGCGTTAACGCTGGCGAAGCGCGCCTGGGATGAACGTGAAGTCCCGGTCGGTGCCGTATTGGTGCACAACAATCGCGTGATTGGTGAAGGGTGGAACCGCCCGATTGGCCATCACGATCCCACCGCGCACGCAGAGATCATGGCGCTACGCCAGGGTGGTCTCGTCCTGCAAAATTATCGTCTGATTGACGCGACGCTATATGTGACCCTTGAGCCGTGCGTCATGTGCGCCGGCGCGATGGTGCACAGCCGTATCCGCCATGTGGTGTTCGGCGCGCGCGATGCCAAAACCGGCGCGGCCGGTTCGCTGATGGATGTTCTGCATCATCCGGGAATGAATCATCGTGTTGAGGTAACCGAGGGGATCCTGCGTGAGGAGTGTGCGACGCTGCTCAGCGATTTCTTCCGCATGCGCCGTCAGGAGATCAAAGCGTTGAAGAAAGCCGCAAGCCAGTAG
- the yfhb gene encoding phosphatidylglycerophosphatase C, producing MTNHARRVVFFDLDGTLHQQDMFGSFLRYLLRRQPLNALLVLPLLPVIVGALLIKGRAARWPMSLLLWGCTFGHTEASLQARQADFVQWFRQSVTAFPQVQERLTTYLLSSDADIWLITGSPQSLVEQVYVDTPWLPRVNLIASQMTRGYGGWVLTLRCLGHEKVAQLERKIGTPLRLYSGYSDSNQDNPLLYFCQHRWRVTPRGELQQLE from the coding sequence TTGACCAATCACGCGCGTCGTGTCGTTTTTTTTGATTTGGATGGTACGTTACATCAGCAGGATATGTTCGGCAGTTTCCTGCGCTATCTGTTGCGTCGCCAGCCGCTGAATGCGCTGCTTGTGCTGCCGTTGTTGCCCGTGATTGTCGGCGCGTTACTGATCAAAGGACGCGCCGCGCGCTGGCCGATGAGCCTGTTGCTGTGGGGATGTACCTTCGGTCACACCGAAGCCAGTCTACAGGCCAGGCAGGCCGATTTTGTTCAGTGGTTCCGGCAGAGCGTCACGGCGTTTCCTCAGGTCCAGGAGCGTCTGACCACCTATCTGCTCAGCTCCGATGCCGATATCTGGCTCATCACCGGTTCGCCGCAGTCGCTGGTAGAACAGGTCTATGTTGATACGCCGTGGCTGCCGCGCGTGAATCTGATCGCCAGCCAGATGACGCGGGGGTACGGCGGTTGGGTGCTGACCCTGCGCTGTCTGGGGCATGAAAAAGTCGCGCAACTGGAGCGTAAAATCGGCACGCCGCTGCGCCTTTACAGCGGCTACAGCGACAGCAATCAGGACAACCCGCTACTCTATTTTTGCCAGCACCGCTGGCGCGTCACGCCTCGTGGAGAACTCCAGCAACTGGAATAG